TCAGCTGGGCGTATGCGGCGAGCGATCGCTTCTCGACGGTGACGAGGGGCCGCGGCGGCCGCCGCGCGGTCGTCTCCGCCGGCCGCTCGAGCACCAGCGACGTGTAGCGCCGGAGCGCCAGGGGCTGCAGCAGGTAGCGCTCCTCGCGATCGAAGCGGTCGCGTGGGCGCTCGCGCGTGGTCGCGTGCACACGGACATTGGCGACGCGCTCGAGCCAGTGGTGCCGCTGGTGATCGAGATCGGCGTCATGGAGAAACGTCCGCCCGTACACGAAATTGCCGCGGACATAGCGGACCGGCCGCTCGACCTTGCCTTTCGTCTGGGCGCGATAGGGACGGCACGCACGCGGGGTAAAGCCCCAGTGACGCGCAAAGCGGAGAAACTCCGCATTGCGAATCAGGGCGCCGCCTTCGAGCCGCAGGTCGCGCGTGATCACCGCTTTCATCTGATCGAAGAGCAACTCGTAGGGCACGCCGCCGAAATAGACAAACGCGTCTTCGAGGCCGTCGATCAGCGTCGCCATGTCTTGG
This window of the Gemmatimonadaceae bacterium genome carries:
- the istA gene encoding IS21 family transposase; its protein translation is MLLRHYLEQGTNKSALARQLGVHRDTIHRWIRAGDLDRDLDEEPVRYGPRTPVPTKLDAFKPIIEARLAAYPELSAVRLLDEIRAAGYGGGYTQLKAFVRRARPTPAPDPVVRFETPAGRQAQVDFARFRFPWGIRYALLVVLGYSRLLWCRFYPRQDMATLIDGLEDAFVYFGGVPYELLFDQMKAVITRDLRLEGGALIRNAEFLRFARHWGFTPRACRPYRAQTKGKVERPVRYVRGNFVYGRTFLHDADLDHQRHHWLERVANVRVHATTRERPRDRFDREERYLLQPLALRRYTSLVLERPAETTARRPPRPLVTVEKRSLAAYAQLTGGAA